CTGGAGCTCCTGCCCGAATCGCCCCCCTATTATCCCAAGGATGCACTGACCGATAAATCGGAAAGGTTCTTTGCGGGAGAGATGATCCGGGAGAAGATCCTGCTCTATTACAAACAGGAGATCCCTTATGCGGTGGAGGTGGAGGTGGAATCGTTTAAAGAGGAGGACAGACTGATCCGGATAAGCGCCCTGATTTATGTGGAGCGCGACAGTCAGAAAGGGATCCTGATCGGGAACAGGGGACTGGCCTTAAAAAAGGTGGGAAAGGAATCCAGACTGGATATGGAAAGCTTTTTTCAGAAGAAAGTATTTCTTGAACTTCGCGTAAAGGTGAAAAAAGACTGGCGCAACAACGAACGCTTTATTAAGAATTTTGGTTATCGTTAAGGGATCTGGAGTATGGGAAATATTGTAGCCATCGTTGGAAGACCCAATGTGGGAAAATCCACTTTCTTTAACCGCCTGACCGAAACCCGCCAGGCCATCGTCGATGAAGTCAGTGGTGTTACACGCGACCGGCACTATGGGAAGGTGATCTGGAACGGGCATGAATTCAGTATCATCGATACCGGCGGATATGTCACCAACTCGGATGATGTTTTTGAGGAGGAGATACGAAAGCAGGTTCTGCTTGCCATTGAAGAAGCCGATGTGGTGCTCTTTCTGGTAGACGTTGTTTCAGGGATTACCGACCTGGACCAGACCATTGCCGGCATGCTGCGGAAGATCCAGAAACCGGTATTGCTTGTGGTAAACAAAGTGGATAATTCCAACAGGCTCTATGATGCCAGTGTTTTCTACGGACTCGGACTGGGCGAGTACTCGGCTCTCTCCTCCATCAACGGGAGTGGTACCGGTGATATGCTGGACCGGCTTACCTCCATGTTCGCAAAAAAGGTGGAAGAGGAAGAGGAGGAAGAGATCCCCAGAATTGCGGTGGTTGGCCGTCCCAATGTGGGGAAATCCTCCCTGGTGAATGCCCTGATCGGAGAGGAGAGAAATATAGTAACCCCCATCTCGGGTACCACCCGCGATTCCATTCATACCCGCTATACCAAGTTCAATCATGATTTCTACCTGGTGGATACAGCCGGACTCCGGAAAAAGGGGAAGGTGAAGGAAGACCTGGAGTTCTATTCGGTCATGAGATCGGTCCGGGCCATCGAATATGCCGATATCTGCATGCTGCTCATCGATGCCACCCAGGGGATTGAGTCGCAGGATGTAAACATCTTTCATCTTATAGAACGTAACCGGAAGGGGGTGGTGGTGCTGGTCAATAAATGGGACCTGGTGGACAAGGAGACCCGGACCATGAAAAAATTCGAAGAGGCTGTTAAAAAAAGGCTCGAGCCTTTTGTGGATGTACCCGTGCTGTTTGTTTCCGCGCTCACCAAACAAAGGATCCATAAAGCCCTGGACCTGGCCATAGAGGTCTATAAGAACCGGCAGGTCCGGATTCCCACATCGAAGCTGAATGAGGTGATGCAGAAGGCCATTGCGGAGTATCATCCTCCCTCGGTGAAGGGCAAGCACGTTAAGGTTAAGTATGTGACACAGCTTCCCACGCATGCCCCTGCATTTGCATTTTACTGTAATCTGCCCCAGTACATCCGTGAACCCTATAAACGTTACCTGGAAAACCAGATCCGGAAACACTTCAAATTCACCGGAGTCCCCATCCGGATTTTCATGCGAAAAAAATAGGCAGGATTTTTGTAGTATTGTATACAAATGAGAACGCTCCGGTTTATTCTTTTCAGTGCCCTGCTTCTGGTGCTCTCCTGCAATGAGATTGACCCGGTATATCCCGACGAACCGGTGGTAGACTACCAGGGCTTTGGTCTTTTTATTTCGGTGGACGCACTGGGCAACAGGACCCTCGTGGGTCAGCTCACCTTTGAATTTACCGATGGCGATGGAAATCTGGGGCTGGCTCCCCTGACAGACACCACGGATCTGAATCTGCCCGATACGGTCAAATACAATTTTTTCCTTCAACTCTATGACCTGCAGGGCTATGATTATGTGCAGATTCCTGATGACGATGGCGGCCTTCTCAAATACAGGATCCCATACCTGGACAAGCAACCATTAAGCGGAACCATGGACCTGGAGATTGCCTACCCTGTCATCAAATACGATACCATCTACTACACCTTCTGGATATTCGACAGGGACTTCAACCGCAGCAACACCGACACCACCGATGTGATCGTACTAAGCGGGATTGAGCTGGAGGAGTATTGATCAGATCCGGATTCCCATAAACAATACATCATCGACCTGTTCCAGGTCCTCTTTCCAGAGGAAGAAGTTGCTCTTGATATAGTTGTATTGTTCATCCATGGGCTTATCATGTATATCCCGGAGCAGGTTCTTGAGTCTGACCATTTTAAATTTCCGGCCAAGCGGTCCCCCAAACTGATCGGGATAGCCATCGGAGAACATGTAAATGATATCCCCTTTGTTCAGCATAAACTCCTGATCGATAAAATCCTTCTCTACCCTGTCCTCATCCAGTTGTCCCCCGATGGAACTCCGGCTTCCCTTCACATAGATCTGCTCACCGCCTGAATATATAATGACCGGGCGCATGGCAGAGCTCACCGTGAACTTGTTGGTTCTCATGTCCACCTCGGCCACAATAATATCCATTCCATCGTTGGAACCACTGGTCTCCACATTCTGGTTCAGGGCCTCCCTCACCTCATTATCGAGGGTGGTGAGCACCTGGGAAGGTTTTGTAATACCGCTTCTCAGGCAAATATCCTTGATCAGAGTGGTCCCGATCATGGACATGAATGCCCCCGGGACCCCATGGCCTGTTGAGTCGGCACAAACCACCATAAACCGGTTTTCATCGACCTTTTCATACCAGTAGAAGTCGCCCGATACAATATCCCGCGGCTGATAAAACACAAAACTACCCGTAAAGGCATCATGCAGCTTCTTAATGGGGGGCAGGATGCTGGCCTGTATTCGCTGGGCATAATTGAGCGAGTCGGTGATATCCCTGTTTTTCACCTCAATCTCCTCTTTCTGCTGAACCACCTCACGGGTGCGCTCGTCCAGCTGACGCTGAAGATACTCCTGTATCGCCTTCTGGTTTCGCTCCCTGATCTTAAATACTGCGAAAATTACGGTAAGCACCAGCATGACCAGTGCGAAGATAAACCACCAGGCCTTCCAGACAGGTATCCTTACGGAAAGATCAAAGGTCAATGGCTCCGGGGAGCAGTTGCCATTGCCATCACAGGCTTTTAACATAAAGGTGTAGTTTCCGTCCTCCACCCGCCCGTAATAGGCAAAGGAAAGGTTGGAAGCCCGCGACCATTCCTCATCAAAATTATCCAGTTTATACTGGTAACTTACCTGCTCCGGGTTAATGAGATTGATCCCCACAAATTCGATACGAATCCTGTATTTGCCATATTTGAGCCTGATGGCCTCATCAGGACTATAGGGATCCCCGTTAATTTCAATGGACTTAATACTTAAGCGGGGAGCAGCGGTGTCCTCCCGGGCCTGGTAGGCATCATATTCAATAACCCCCCCCGTGGACCCAAACAGCATCTTTCCATCGGAACTTATTGCTACTGCGTTCTGGTTGACATCAGACTTAAACCCCGACTCTCTGCCAAAACTCCGTACCGTCTTCCGGCCGGGATGGATGGCACTCAGTCCCATCCGGTGTCCTGCCCAGATTTTTCCCCTTGGATCGGCTGTAAGGGCATAGGTATTATTGGATTTGAGTCCCCTGTCGGCAGAATAATACTCCTGGGATTCCCTGTTCAGATCAAACTTAAATACCCCATCGCCTGCGGTACCCGCCCAAATCACACCATCCTCACCCTCGGCCAGTGTCACATACTCCACGTTCGGCCGGTCTGCTACCGGGATATGCCGTTCTGAACTGATGCTGTATAAACCGCTGGACCGGGTGGCAATCCACACTTCCCCGTTCCGGCCCACCAGCAGGTCATTAATCAGATTATGTGGCAGACCGTTGGCTGTCGTGCGGAAGGAATATTTCCCTGTAAGCGGGTTCAGGATACAGACCCCGCTGTTGGTGGCCAGATAAAGAACCGTATCATTTCCGTCAATGGCACGGATGCTGTTCTCCAGGGAGTTCCTGGACTGCAGGAGGGGAATAATCCCGGATGTTCCGGCTCTTTTCCAGTACAATCCCGTATTCCGGGTCCCGATATAGAGATTATGTTGTTTATCGGTATAAAGGGCTGTAATGTAATCATCGGGGAGGCCATTGCTTCTCCCCAGGTAAGAATATGCTCCGCCCGCATCCCCGCTGAGACTTCCCCTGACCGAGGCGATCCTGCCTTCTCCCCCGAACCACCTGAGCTCACCGTCTGCAAACACCGCCGTCACATCGGAATAGCCCTCCTCCTTCCAGATACTGTAAAAGGTGAAAGCCTGGTCCCTCAAAACGGTAAGGCCGTTCCCTGGTG
The Bacteroidales bacterium genome window above contains:
- the der gene encoding ribosome biogenesis GTPase Der, whose translation is MGNIVAIVGRPNVGKSTFFNRLTETRQAIVDEVSGVTRDRHYGKVIWNGHEFSIIDTGGYVTNSDDVFEEEIRKQVLLAIEEADVVLFLVDVVSGITDLDQTIAGMLRKIQKPVLLVVNKVDNSNRLYDASVFYGLGLGEYSALSSINGSGTGDMLDRLTSMFAKKVEEEEEEEIPRIAVVGRPNVGKSSLVNALIGEERNIVTPISGTTRDSIHTRYTKFNHDFYLVDTAGLRKKGKVKEDLEFYSVMRSVRAIEYADICMLLIDATQGIESQDVNIFHLIERNRKGVVVLVNKWDLVDKETRTMKKFEEAVKKRLEPFVDVPVLFVSALTKQRIHKALDLAIEVYKNRQVRIPTSKLNEVMQKAIAEYHPPSVKGKHVKVKYVTQLPTHAPAFAFYCNLPQYIREPYKRYLENQIRKHFKFTGVPIRIFMRKK
- a CDS encoding two-component regulator propeller domain-containing protein → MKRRSVFVLIFLLPLYGLAQTYQFSNYGLDEGLFDKFTYTLNQDPQGFLWIGTGAGLCRFDGNEFENDFKGDSITTSIAHSSLLDSRGRLWFGHENGLLSVYRDGAFRLIAPSDHHRSKITAIRESKSGNILVLCQQSGLLVLDRDLKIIYERDPENPEDPFSGKFLYDMQESSDGTLLVATQDGVSLYRYDEDLKIYIHTGVLPGLQYLGVQELVGALNQNEYWAGTEDEGLFRITGEGFDPAGYRVEKIGQGQGIEYASIASIVFDGDRRVWINSLSEGIYRFDLDENGNLGNSLLFSQKNGLTSAYINHIFVDEEGNQWFSTPGNGLTVLRDQAFTFYSIWKEEGYSDVTAVFADGELRWFGGEGRIASVRGSLSGDAGGAYSYLGRSNGLPDDYITALYTDKQHNLYIGTRNTGLYWKRAGTSGIIPLLQSRNSLENSIRAIDGNDTVLYLATNSGVCILNPLTGKYSFRTTANGLPHNLINDLLVGRNGEVWIATRSSGLYSISSERHIPVADRPNVEYVTLAEGEDGVIWAGTAGDGVFKFDLNRESQEYYSADRGLKSNNTYALTADPRGKIWAGHRMGLSAIHPGRKTVRSFGRESGFKSDVNQNAVAISSDGKMLFGSTGGVIEYDAYQAREDTAAPRLSIKSIEINGDPYSPDEAIRLKYGKYRIRIEFVGINLINPEQVSYQYKLDNFDEEWSRASNLSFAYYGRVEDGNYTFMLKACDGNGNCSPEPLTFDLSVRIPVWKAWWFIFALVMLVLTVIFAVFKIRERNQKAIQEYLQRQLDERTREVVQQKEEIEVKNRDITDSLNYAQRIQASILPPIKKLHDAFTGSFVFYQPRDIVSGDFYWYEKVDENRFMVVCADSTGHGVPGAFMSMIGTTLIKDICLRSGITKPSQVLTTLDNEVREALNQNVETSGSNDGMDIIVAEVDMRTNKFTVSSAMRPVIIYSGGEQIYVKGSRSSIGGQLDEDRVEKDFIDQEFMLNKGDIIYMFSDGYPDQFGGPLGRKFKMVRLKNLLRDIHDKPMDEQYNYIKSNFFLWKEDLEQVDDVLFMGIRI